The Deinococcus humi genome includes a window with the following:
- a CDS encoding SCP2 sterol-binding domain-containing protein — protein sequence MNPPPFQTGEELEDLLMRVFLKAADPGPVQGRLALTFDIHEPRACLRVNGRDGQSATFTRGEAARDASSDLTFAMSGETAHAFWSGKLNPVAAITAGKLKLNGAPLRALALAPGLAQVQAAYRAETGSE from the coding sequence GTGAATCCTCCCCCTTTTCAGACTGGCGAAGAATTGGAAGACCTCCTGATGCGGGTGTTCCTGAAGGCTGCCGATCCTGGCCCGGTTCAGGGGCGGCTGGCGCTGACCTTCGACATCCACGAGCCGCGCGCCTGCCTGCGGGTGAATGGGCGCGACGGGCAGAGCGCTACCTTCACCCGGGGCGAGGCCGCCCGCGACGCCAGCAGCGATCTGACCTTTGCCATGAGCGGCGAGACGGCGCACGCCTTCTGGAGCGGCAAATTGAACCCAGTTGCAGCCATCACTGCCGGAAAGCTGAAGCTCAACGGGGCACCCCTGCGTGCCCTGGCGCTCGCGCCTGGCTTGGCACAGGTTCAGGCGGCTTACCGCGCGGAAACCGGAAGCGAGTAA
- a CDS encoding bifunctional folylpolyglutamate synthase/dihydrofolate synthase, with product MIDAPGGDRHLDWLFARQRFGVRPGLDRVRALLSRVGNPQDAFETVLVGGTNGKGSTAAVLASILNAGGRCTSLFTSPHLTRFAERFQVSGQELPPETVAIALDRLRPHAEEVEATFFEIVTALGALMFAEAGVQLAVMEVGLGGRLDSTNALDPVLSVISNVALDHTEILGHTLEAIAIEKAGILRAGRPAVTGVAAGLLPLLRATGADLWAVGREVQVRAHSLGWQGAEVAVKFPDASVEFQTPFLGAHGARNAALAAAAAWRLGMGEEAIRVGAATAHWPGRLELLPWRGGHMLLDGAHNPDGARALAATLRELVVAPLPLIFGAAADKDRNGVVEALRPHVSHAILTQATFSPRAATAADLAVLFPGLPVTLTASPQQALDALSTFNAPLALACGSLYLIGELRPLLLGTTSEDRERWQ from the coding sequence GTGATTGACGCTCCAGGAGGAGACAGGCATCTGGACTGGCTGTTCGCCCGTCAACGTTTCGGCGTGCGTCCGGGACTGGACCGGGTACGTGCCCTGCTGTCCCGTGTGGGGAACCCGCAAGACGCCTTCGAGACCGTGTTGGTGGGTGGCACCAACGGAAAGGGCAGCACCGCCGCCGTGCTGGCGTCCATATTGAACGCGGGCGGTCGGTGTACGAGCCTCTTTACCAGCCCGCATCTGACCCGCTTTGCCGAGCGCTTTCAGGTGAGTGGTCAGGAACTCCCCCCGGAAACCGTCGCTATTGCGCTCGATCGTCTGCGCCCCCACGCCGAAGAAGTTGAGGCGACGTTCTTCGAGATCGTCACCGCTCTGGGTGCGCTGATGTTCGCGGAGGCCGGGGTTCAGCTTGCGGTGATGGAGGTCGGCCTGGGCGGACGTCTGGACTCCACCAACGCGCTTGACCCTGTGCTGAGCGTGATCAGCAATGTGGCGCTGGACCACACCGAAATCCTGGGCCATACCCTGGAGGCCATTGCCATCGAGAAGGCCGGAATTCTGCGGGCGGGTCGCCCAGCCGTGACGGGCGTGGCGGCGGGCCTGCTCCCCTTGCTGCGGGCCACAGGAGCGGACCTGTGGGCAGTGGGCCGGGAAGTACAGGTGCGCGCCCATTCCCTGGGCTGGCAGGGCGCGGAGGTTGCTGTGAAGTTTCCGGACGCCTCCGTGGAGTTCCAGACCCCATTCCTGGGAGCGCATGGGGCACGGAACGCGGCACTTGCGGCGGCGGCGGCGTGGCGGCTGGGCATGGGTGAGGAGGCCATCCGTGTGGGCGCGGCCACGGCACACTGGCCAGGACGCCTGGAACTGTTGCCGTGGCGTGGCGGGCACATGCTGCTAGACGGTGCCCACAATCCCGATGGCGCGCGCGCGCTGGCCGCGACACTGCGGGAACTGGTAGTTGCGCCGTTGCCCCTGATCTTCGGGGCAGCGGCGGACAAGGACAGGAACGGTGTGGTGGAAGCTCTGCGCCCCCATGTCTCGCACGCCATCCTGACTCAGGCCACGTTCAGTCCACGCGCGGCGACGGCAGCGGATCTCGCTGTCCTCTTCCCAGGCCTGCCGGTTACCCTGACCGCCTCGCCACAGCAAGCGCTGGACGCTCTGTCTACCTTCAATGCTCCCCTGGCGCTGGCGTGCGGCAGCCTGTACCTGATTGGCGAATTGCGGCCCTTGTTGCTGGGCACGACAAGCGAGGACCGGGAGCGCTGGCAGTAG
- a CDS encoding manganese-dependent inorganic pyrophosphatase produces the protein MLPVFGHLNPDTDAIASALVYARLLSRQGIEARAYRLGTLNFETPFVLERAEMEAPPLLPALEPGTAVALVDHNERAQSAPNLEYLKVTRVVDHHKLGDLTTMQPAFLRFEPVGCTATLLLKLHREARLSVEKADAWLMLSAVLSDTLHFRSPTTTPDDREAVAFLAPIAGVRDVTAYALEMFAAKSDLGDTPAAELLKMDYKVFPFGDPIRPQRWGLGVIETTNPGYVFGRQAELLAAMQDARAADGLDGVLLGVVDILNETNRMLVPGEAEAAVVQAAFGTPTANSVADLGDRISRKKQIVPALEKHFETHS, from the coding sequence ATGCTTCCTGTGTTCGGACACCTCAACCCAGATACCGACGCCATCGCTTCTGCCCTGGTTTATGCCCGTTTGCTGTCGCGGCAGGGGATTGAGGCACGGGCGTACCGCCTTGGGACCCTCAACTTCGAGACGCCCTTCGTACTGGAGCGCGCCGAGATGGAGGCGCCACCTCTGTTGCCTGCGCTGGAGCCAGGGACCGCGGTGGCGCTGGTGGACCACAACGAACGTGCACAGTCTGCGCCTAACCTGGAGTACTTGAAGGTCACCAGGGTGGTCGATCACCACAAGCTGGGCGATCTGACCACCATGCAGCCTGCCTTCCTGCGCTTCGAGCCCGTGGGCTGCACCGCTACGCTGCTGCTGAAGCTACACCGCGAGGCCCGGCTGAGTGTGGAGAAGGCCGACGCCTGGCTGATGCTCAGCGCCGTGCTGAGCGATACCCTACATTTCCGCAGCCCCACCACCACTCCGGATGACCGCGAGGCAGTGGCGTTCCTGGCTCCAATTGCTGGCGTGCGCGACGTGACAGCCTACGCACTGGAGATGTTCGCGGCCAAAAGTGATCTGGGCGATACGCCCGCCGCCGAGCTGCTCAAGATGGATTACAAGGTCTTTCCTTTCGGAGATCCGATTCGTCCGCAGCGCTGGGGTCTGGGGGTGATCGAGACCACCAATCCTGGCTACGTATTCGGGCGTCAGGCAGAGTTGCTGGCCGCCATGCAAGATGCGCGGGCAGCGGACGGTCTGGATGGCGTTCTGCTGGGCGTGGTGGACATTCTGAACGAGACCAACCGAATGCTGGTGCCGGGCGAGGCCGAGGCGGCAGTGGTCCAGGCCGCCTTCGGTACCCCCACGGCGAACAGCGTGGCCGATCTGGGAGACCGCATCAGCCGCAAAAAGCAGATTGTGCCTGCGCTGGAAAAGCACTTCGAGACCCACTCCTGA